A window of the Megalopta genalis isolate 19385.01 chromosome 2, iyMegGena1_principal, whole genome shotgun sequence genome harbors these coding sequences:
- the Ube4B gene encoding ubiquitination factor E4B isoform X1 yields the protein MSELSQEEMRRRRMARLAGLDNISSATTSNHNTGPVSPSTPGPSKAFTGQMISPSNRQQFQNPEVAMEVEDNFYKQCVSGVDVDSGIENMEVEESDRRDTKSRSRTTSSSTEVTIEQIHSVVSRVLCISWKEPAEGTIFLPQTTSQTSIQKVVDATEIISQALMEVLCMFTRGEDPLKEINVETSSDREDSPNSQTSPLLSPVGTLCRCDICCKSSQPKSLTYLLDCYSRVAVEERNHPKKSSIPPLSDVLAVLRAQCVQYSTLVLQGLVGIPQSSTSHPLSMTLLLYPVLSQSLPRGYLHELVARTHTNPVVFNKIFTPLLQGLYMYMQQASLVGNTHRRPIEALEELIEIRCGPTSNVRPICRLITHQVQFLPDIMTQAAGRELTITSFLGPFLSVSVFAEDQPNVAEKFFSGNPFVDKSMNLTLQQELESTRTSLHKMLHAILANSNCRDNMLTYLATLLRHNEKRAQIQTEEFSLAGDGFMLNLLSVLQMLSVKIKLDTVDTLYPFHPSSFVEIKNDTRLKLSSQEVVEWLKHLERTHKWVEPKFPTQCWFLTLHCHHIALLPALQKYQRKLRTLRDVQKMLDDLQATEPQWKDTPFAGRNKELIKRYKEQLKQLGKSKSCTDAGLIDPVLLRRCLHFYISVAEVLLSLLTQTTPGNPLPELPLSQEVPQTFTALPEWYVEDIAEFLLFTLQFSPGVITNNMDNSLITWLLVVVCTPHCIRNPYLIAKIIEVLFVINPSVQGRTESLHDQVMAHPVSKTLLASYLMKFYTDVETTGSSSEFYDKFSIRYHISLILKSMWDSPVHRESIINESNNGKQFVKFINMLMNDTTFLLDESLESLKRIHEIQELMSDQKAWAALTPEQQHSRMRQLTADERQARSYLTLAKETVAMFHYLTVDITEPFLRPELVGRLCAMLNFNLQQLCGPKCKNLKVRNPQKYGWEPRALLSQLVDIYLHLDCDNFAAALASDERSFCKELFTDAANRLQRSVIKTTTEIERFIALAERAAVIARDNRARDEDYGDAPEEFRDPLMDTLMEEPVKLPSGIVMDKAVIIRHLLNSSTDPFSRQPLSEDMLMPMHELKERISTWKQQKKKSTNI from the exons ACACAAAATCAAGATCACGT ACCACCAGTTCCAGCACAGAGGTAACCATAGAGCAAATACATTCTGTGGTCTCGCGGGTATTATGCATATCATGGAAGGAGCCAGCAGAGGGCACTATATTCCTTCCACAAACAACATCACAAACATCCATACAGAAAGTTGTTGATGCTACAGAGATCATCAGTCAGGCATTAATGGAGGTTTTGTGTATGTTTACACGAGGAGAGGATCCCTTAAAAGAAATCAATGTGGAAACCTCATCGGATAGGGAAGATAGTCCTAATAGTCAAACGAGTCCTTTATTAAGCCCAGTCGGGACACTTTGTCGTTGTGATATTTGTTGTAAATCGTCTCAGCCTAAGAGTCTCACTTATTTATTAGATTGTTATTCAAGAGTTGCTGTCGAGGAACGAAATCACCCAAAG AAATCCAGTATCCCGCCACTCTCCGATGTATTAGCTGTTTTGAGAGCACAATGTGTTCAGTACTCCACTTTGGTGCTACAAGGCCTAGTGGGCATTCCTCAGTCTTCGACGTCGCATCCTTTGTCCATGACACTCCTTTTGTATCCAGTGCTATCACAAAGTCTACCGCGAGGTTATTTACATGAGCTAGTAGCAAGGACACACACAAATCCTGTAgtgttcaataaaatatttactCCGCTGCTGCAAGGCTTGTACATGTACATGCAACAGGCAAGCTTGGTGGGTAACACACACCGAAGACCGATAGAAGCATTAGAGGAGCTGATAGAAATTCGTTGCGGGCCGACCAGCAATGTACGTCCGATCTGTCGTTTGATCACGCATCAAGTTCAATTCTTACCGGACATCATGACTCAGGCAGCTGGCAGAGAGCTGACCATAACATCTTTTTTGGGACCGTTCCTATCAGTGTCCGTGTTTGCCGAGGACCAACCGAACGTGGCCGAGAAGTTTTTCAGTGGTAATCCATTTGTTGACAAGTCTATGAACTTAACGTTGCAGCAAGAGTTGGAAAGCACCAGGACGTCGCTCCATAAAATGCTCCACGCGATCCTTGCGAACAGCAACTGCCGTGACAATATGCTAACGTACTTAGCAACATTATTGCGCCATAATGAGAAGCGTGCACAGATACAAACGGAGGAGTTCTCCCTTGCCGGAGACGGTTTCATGTTAAACTTGTTGTCGGTCCTGCAAATGCTTTCTGTGAAGATTAAATTAGACACAGTGGATACTCTGTATCCGTTTCATCCGTCGAGTTTCGTTGAGATAAAAAACGATACAAGGCTGAAGCTTTCGTCCCAAGAAGTGGTCGAATGGTTAAAACACTTAGAGAGAACCCACAAGTGGGTCGAACCAAAATTCCCGACACAATGTTGGTTTCTCACGTTACATTGTCATCATATAGCATTGTTACCAGCTTTACAGAAATATCAAAGGAAGTTGAGAACACTACGTGATGTGCAAAAGATGCTCGATGACCTACAGGCAACCGAGCCGCAATGGAAAGACACGCCATTCGCTGGACGTAATAAAGAATTAATCAAACGATACAAGGAGCAATTAAAACAGTTGGGTAAATCAAAATCGTGCACCGACGCTGGATTAATCGATCCCGTCTTATTGAGAAGGTGCTTGCATTTTTATATTTCCGTGGCGGAGGTTCTGTTGAGTCTATTGACGCAAACCACACCGGGAAATCCGCTTCCCGAACTTCCTCTATCACAAGAGGTTCCACAAACGTTTACAGCGCTACCAGAGTGGTACGTTGAAGACATTGCAGAATTTTTATTGTTTACCCTTCA ATTTAGTCCTGGCGTAATAACCAATAACATGGATAATTCGCTCATTACGTGGTTACTTGTCGTAGTATGTACTCCACATTGTATACGGAATCCATATTTAATAGCAAAAATTATTGAAGTGCTGTTTGTGATAAATCCCAGTGTTCAG GGGCGAACCGAATCGCTGCACGATCAAGTGATGGCTCATCCTGTATCGAAAACGCTATTGGCATCGTACCTCATGAAATTCTATACTGACGTTGAAACAACCGGTTCTAGCTCCGAATTCTACGACAAATTCTCGATCCGTTATCACATTAGTTTAATTTTGAAGTCCATGTGGGACAGTCCGGTGCACAGGGAATCGATCATCAACGAGAGCAATAACGGCAAGCAATTCGTCAAATTCATTAACATGTTGATGAACGACACCACGTTTTTACTAGATGAAAGTTTAGAATCGTTAAAGCGTATACACGAGATCCAAGAGCTAATGTCTGATCAGAAAGCGTGGGCGGCTCTGACGCCCGAACAGCAACATTCGCGCATGAGACAATTAACGGCGGACGAGAGACAAGCAAGGTCGTATCTTACTCTAGCCAAAGAAACTGTGGCCATGTTTCATTATCTGACGGTGGACATCACTGAACCGTTTCTACGTCCGGAATTGGTGGGAAGATTATGTGCCATGTTGAACTTTAATTTACAACAATTGTGCGGCCCCAAATGTAAAAATCTGAAGGTACGAAATCCACAGAAATACGGATGGGAGCCCAGAGCTTTACTTAGTCAATTGGTCGACATATATTTGCATCTCGACTGCGACAACTTTGCAGCTGCTTTGGCTAGCGACGAG CGCTCATTCTGTAAAGAGTTGTTTACCGATGCAGCGAATAGATTGCAGAGGTCGGTGATTAAAACCACGACAGAAATCGAAAGATTTATAGCTCTCGCTGAACGGGCTGCAGTAATTGCCAGAGACAATCGTGCTCGGGACGAGGACTATGGTGACGCACCGGAAGAATTTCGAGATCCTCTCATGGATACTCTCATGGAAGAACCTGTTAAACTACCGTCTGGTATAGTTATGGATAAAGCAGTGATCATCAGACACCTTCTGAATAGTTCTACAGACCCCTTCAGTAGACAACCTCTCAGCGAAGATATGCTTATGCCAA TGCACGAGTTAAAAGAAAGGATATCAACATGGAAACAACAAAAGAAAAAGTCgacaaatatataa
- the Ube4B gene encoding ubiquitination factor E4B isoform X2 gives MRRRRMARLAGLDNISSATTSNHNTGPVSPSTPGPSKAFTGQMISPSNRQQFQNPEVAMEVEDNFYKQCVSGVDVDSGIENMEVEESDRRDTKSRSRTTSSSTEVTIEQIHSVVSRVLCISWKEPAEGTIFLPQTTSQTSIQKVVDATEIISQALMEVLCMFTRGEDPLKEINVETSSDREDSPNSQTSPLLSPVGTLCRCDICCKSSQPKSLTYLLDCYSRVAVEERNHPKKSSIPPLSDVLAVLRAQCVQYSTLVLQGLVGIPQSSTSHPLSMTLLLYPVLSQSLPRGYLHELVARTHTNPVVFNKIFTPLLQGLYMYMQQASLVGNTHRRPIEALEELIEIRCGPTSNVRPICRLITHQVQFLPDIMTQAAGRELTITSFLGPFLSVSVFAEDQPNVAEKFFSGNPFVDKSMNLTLQQELESTRTSLHKMLHAILANSNCRDNMLTYLATLLRHNEKRAQIQTEEFSLAGDGFMLNLLSVLQMLSVKIKLDTVDTLYPFHPSSFVEIKNDTRLKLSSQEVVEWLKHLERTHKWVEPKFPTQCWFLTLHCHHIALLPALQKYQRKLRTLRDVQKMLDDLQATEPQWKDTPFAGRNKELIKRYKEQLKQLGKSKSCTDAGLIDPVLLRRCLHFYISVAEVLLSLLTQTTPGNPLPELPLSQEVPQTFTALPEWYVEDIAEFLLFTLQFSPGVITNNMDNSLITWLLVVVCTPHCIRNPYLIAKIIEVLFVINPSVQGRTESLHDQVMAHPVSKTLLASYLMKFYTDVETTGSSSEFYDKFSIRYHISLILKSMWDSPVHRESIINESNNGKQFVKFINMLMNDTTFLLDESLESLKRIHEIQELMSDQKAWAALTPEQQHSRMRQLTADERQARSYLTLAKETVAMFHYLTVDITEPFLRPELVGRLCAMLNFNLQQLCGPKCKNLKVRNPQKYGWEPRALLSQLVDIYLHLDCDNFAAALASDERSFCKELFTDAANRLQRSVIKTTTEIERFIALAERAAVIARDNRARDEDYGDAPEEFRDPLMDTLMEEPVKLPSGIVMDKAVIIRHLLNSSTDPFSRQPLSEDMLMPMHELKERISTWKQQKKKSTNI, from the exons ACACAAAATCAAGATCACGT ACCACCAGTTCCAGCACAGAGGTAACCATAGAGCAAATACATTCTGTGGTCTCGCGGGTATTATGCATATCATGGAAGGAGCCAGCAGAGGGCACTATATTCCTTCCACAAACAACATCACAAACATCCATACAGAAAGTTGTTGATGCTACAGAGATCATCAGTCAGGCATTAATGGAGGTTTTGTGTATGTTTACACGAGGAGAGGATCCCTTAAAAGAAATCAATGTGGAAACCTCATCGGATAGGGAAGATAGTCCTAATAGTCAAACGAGTCCTTTATTAAGCCCAGTCGGGACACTTTGTCGTTGTGATATTTGTTGTAAATCGTCTCAGCCTAAGAGTCTCACTTATTTATTAGATTGTTATTCAAGAGTTGCTGTCGAGGAACGAAATCACCCAAAG AAATCCAGTATCCCGCCACTCTCCGATGTATTAGCTGTTTTGAGAGCACAATGTGTTCAGTACTCCACTTTGGTGCTACAAGGCCTAGTGGGCATTCCTCAGTCTTCGACGTCGCATCCTTTGTCCATGACACTCCTTTTGTATCCAGTGCTATCACAAAGTCTACCGCGAGGTTATTTACATGAGCTAGTAGCAAGGACACACACAAATCCTGTAgtgttcaataaaatatttactCCGCTGCTGCAAGGCTTGTACATGTACATGCAACAGGCAAGCTTGGTGGGTAACACACACCGAAGACCGATAGAAGCATTAGAGGAGCTGATAGAAATTCGTTGCGGGCCGACCAGCAATGTACGTCCGATCTGTCGTTTGATCACGCATCAAGTTCAATTCTTACCGGACATCATGACTCAGGCAGCTGGCAGAGAGCTGACCATAACATCTTTTTTGGGACCGTTCCTATCAGTGTCCGTGTTTGCCGAGGACCAACCGAACGTGGCCGAGAAGTTTTTCAGTGGTAATCCATTTGTTGACAAGTCTATGAACTTAACGTTGCAGCAAGAGTTGGAAAGCACCAGGACGTCGCTCCATAAAATGCTCCACGCGATCCTTGCGAACAGCAACTGCCGTGACAATATGCTAACGTACTTAGCAACATTATTGCGCCATAATGAGAAGCGTGCACAGATACAAACGGAGGAGTTCTCCCTTGCCGGAGACGGTTTCATGTTAAACTTGTTGTCGGTCCTGCAAATGCTTTCTGTGAAGATTAAATTAGACACAGTGGATACTCTGTATCCGTTTCATCCGTCGAGTTTCGTTGAGATAAAAAACGATACAAGGCTGAAGCTTTCGTCCCAAGAAGTGGTCGAATGGTTAAAACACTTAGAGAGAACCCACAAGTGGGTCGAACCAAAATTCCCGACACAATGTTGGTTTCTCACGTTACATTGTCATCATATAGCATTGTTACCAGCTTTACAGAAATATCAAAGGAAGTTGAGAACACTACGTGATGTGCAAAAGATGCTCGATGACCTACAGGCAACCGAGCCGCAATGGAAAGACACGCCATTCGCTGGACGTAATAAAGAATTAATCAAACGATACAAGGAGCAATTAAAACAGTTGGGTAAATCAAAATCGTGCACCGACGCTGGATTAATCGATCCCGTCTTATTGAGAAGGTGCTTGCATTTTTATATTTCCGTGGCGGAGGTTCTGTTGAGTCTATTGACGCAAACCACACCGGGAAATCCGCTTCCCGAACTTCCTCTATCACAAGAGGTTCCACAAACGTTTACAGCGCTACCAGAGTGGTACGTTGAAGACATTGCAGAATTTTTATTGTTTACCCTTCA ATTTAGTCCTGGCGTAATAACCAATAACATGGATAATTCGCTCATTACGTGGTTACTTGTCGTAGTATGTACTCCACATTGTATACGGAATCCATATTTAATAGCAAAAATTATTGAAGTGCTGTTTGTGATAAATCCCAGTGTTCAG GGGCGAACCGAATCGCTGCACGATCAAGTGATGGCTCATCCTGTATCGAAAACGCTATTGGCATCGTACCTCATGAAATTCTATACTGACGTTGAAACAACCGGTTCTAGCTCCGAATTCTACGACAAATTCTCGATCCGTTATCACATTAGTTTAATTTTGAAGTCCATGTGGGACAGTCCGGTGCACAGGGAATCGATCATCAACGAGAGCAATAACGGCAAGCAATTCGTCAAATTCATTAACATGTTGATGAACGACACCACGTTTTTACTAGATGAAAGTTTAGAATCGTTAAAGCGTATACACGAGATCCAAGAGCTAATGTCTGATCAGAAAGCGTGGGCGGCTCTGACGCCCGAACAGCAACATTCGCGCATGAGACAATTAACGGCGGACGAGAGACAAGCAAGGTCGTATCTTACTCTAGCCAAAGAAACTGTGGCCATGTTTCATTATCTGACGGTGGACATCACTGAACCGTTTCTACGTCCGGAATTGGTGGGAAGATTATGTGCCATGTTGAACTTTAATTTACAACAATTGTGCGGCCCCAAATGTAAAAATCTGAAGGTACGAAATCCACAGAAATACGGATGGGAGCCCAGAGCTTTACTTAGTCAATTGGTCGACATATATTTGCATCTCGACTGCGACAACTTTGCAGCTGCTTTGGCTAGCGACGAG CGCTCATTCTGTAAAGAGTTGTTTACCGATGCAGCGAATAGATTGCAGAGGTCGGTGATTAAAACCACGACAGAAATCGAAAGATTTATAGCTCTCGCTGAACGGGCTGCAGTAATTGCCAGAGACAATCGTGCTCGGGACGAGGACTATGGTGACGCACCGGAAGAATTTCGAGATCCTCTCATGGATACTCTCATGGAAGAACCTGTTAAACTACCGTCTGGTATAGTTATGGATAAAGCAGTGATCATCAGACACCTTCTGAATAGTTCTACAGACCCCTTCAGTAGACAACCTCTCAGCGAAGATATGCTTATGCCAA TGCACGAGTTAAAAGAAAGGATATCAACATGGAAACAACAAAAGAAAAAGTCgacaaatatataa
- the Ube4B gene encoding ubiquitination factor E4B isoform X3: protein MSELSQEEMRRRRMARLAGLDNISSATTSNHNTGPVSPSTPGPSKAFTGQMISPSNRQQFQNPEVAMEVEDNFYKQCVSGVDVDSGIENMEVEESDRRDTKSRSRTTSSSTEVTIEQIHSVVSRVLCISWKEPAEGTIFLPQTTSQTSIQKVVDATEIISQALMEVLCMFTRGEDPLKEINVETSSDREDSPNSQTSPLLSPVGTLCRCDICCKSSQPKSLTYLLDCYSRVAVEERNHPKKSSIPPLSDVLAVLRAQCVQYSTLVLQGLVGIPQSSTSHPLSMTLLLYPVLSQSLPRGYLHELVARTHTNPVVFNKIFTPLLQGLYMYMQQASLVGNTHRRPIEALEELIEIRCGPTSNVRPICRLITHQVQFLPDIMTQAAGRELTITSFLGPFLSVSVFAEDQPNVAEKFFSGNPFVDKSMNLTLQQELESTRTSLHKMLHAILANSNCRDNMLTYLATLLRHNEKRAQIQTEEFSLAGDGFMLNLLSVLQMLSVKIKLDTVDTLYPFHPSSFVEIKNDTRLKLSSQEVVEWLKHLERTHKWVEPKFPTQCWFLTLHCHHIALLPALQKYQRKLRTLRDVQKMLDDLQATEPQWKDTPFAGRNKELIKRYKEQLKQLGKSKSCTDAGLIDPVLLRRCLHFYISVAEVLLSLLTQTTPGNPLPELPLSQEVPQTFTALPEWYVEDIAEFLLFTLQFSPGVITNNMDNSLITWLLVVVCTPHCIRNPYLIAKIIEVLFVINPSVQGRTESLHDQVMAHPVSKTLLASYLMKFYTDVETTGSSSEFYDKFSIRYHISLILKSMWDSPVHRESIINESNNGKQFVKFINMLMNDTTFLLDESLESLKRIHEIQELMSDQKAWAALTPEQQHSRMRQLTADERQARSYLTLAKETVAMFHYLTVDITEPFLRPELVGRLCAMLNFNLQQLCGPKCKNLKVRNPQKYGWEPRALLSQLVDIYLHLDCDNFAAALASDERSFCKELFTDAANRLQRSVIKTTTEIERFIALAERAAVIARDNRARDEDYGDAPEEFRDPLMDTLMEEPVKLPSGIVMDKAVIIRHLLNSSTDPFSRQPLSEDMLMPNCRY, encoded by the exons ACACAAAATCAAGATCACGT ACCACCAGTTCCAGCACAGAGGTAACCATAGAGCAAATACATTCTGTGGTCTCGCGGGTATTATGCATATCATGGAAGGAGCCAGCAGAGGGCACTATATTCCTTCCACAAACAACATCACAAACATCCATACAGAAAGTTGTTGATGCTACAGAGATCATCAGTCAGGCATTAATGGAGGTTTTGTGTATGTTTACACGAGGAGAGGATCCCTTAAAAGAAATCAATGTGGAAACCTCATCGGATAGGGAAGATAGTCCTAATAGTCAAACGAGTCCTTTATTAAGCCCAGTCGGGACACTTTGTCGTTGTGATATTTGTTGTAAATCGTCTCAGCCTAAGAGTCTCACTTATTTATTAGATTGTTATTCAAGAGTTGCTGTCGAGGAACGAAATCACCCAAAG AAATCCAGTATCCCGCCACTCTCCGATGTATTAGCTGTTTTGAGAGCACAATGTGTTCAGTACTCCACTTTGGTGCTACAAGGCCTAGTGGGCATTCCTCAGTCTTCGACGTCGCATCCTTTGTCCATGACACTCCTTTTGTATCCAGTGCTATCACAAAGTCTACCGCGAGGTTATTTACATGAGCTAGTAGCAAGGACACACACAAATCCTGTAgtgttcaataaaatatttactCCGCTGCTGCAAGGCTTGTACATGTACATGCAACAGGCAAGCTTGGTGGGTAACACACACCGAAGACCGATAGAAGCATTAGAGGAGCTGATAGAAATTCGTTGCGGGCCGACCAGCAATGTACGTCCGATCTGTCGTTTGATCACGCATCAAGTTCAATTCTTACCGGACATCATGACTCAGGCAGCTGGCAGAGAGCTGACCATAACATCTTTTTTGGGACCGTTCCTATCAGTGTCCGTGTTTGCCGAGGACCAACCGAACGTGGCCGAGAAGTTTTTCAGTGGTAATCCATTTGTTGACAAGTCTATGAACTTAACGTTGCAGCAAGAGTTGGAAAGCACCAGGACGTCGCTCCATAAAATGCTCCACGCGATCCTTGCGAACAGCAACTGCCGTGACAATATGCTAACGTACTTAGCAACATTATTGCGCCATAATGAGAAGCGTGCACAGATACAAACGGAGGAGTTCTCCCTTGCCGGAGACGGTTTCATGTTAAACTTGTTGTCGGTCCTGCAAATGCTTTCTGTGAAGATTAAATTAGACACAGTGGATACTCTGTATCCGTTTCATCCGTCGAGTTTCGTTGAGATAAAAAACGATACAAGGCTGAAGCTTTCGTCCCAAGAAGTGGTCGAATGGTTAAAACACTTAGAGAGAACCCACAAGTGGGTCGAACCAAAATTCCCGACACAATGTTGGTTTCTCACGTTACATTGTCATCATATAGCATTGTTACCAGCTTTACAGAAATATCAAAGGAAGTTGAGAACACTACGTGATGTGCAAAAGATGCTCGATGACCTACAGGCAACCGAGCCGCAATGGAAAGACACGCCATTCGCTGGACGTAATAAAGAATTAATCAAACGATACAAGGAGCAATTAAAACAGTTGGGTAAATCAAAATCGTGCACCGACGCTGGATTAATCGATCCCGTCTTATTGAGAAGGTGCTTGCATTTTTATATTTCCGTGGCGGAGGTTCTGTTGAGTCTATTGACGCAAACCACACCGGGAAATCCGCTTCCCGAACTTCCTCTATCACAAGAGGTTCCACAAACGTTTACAGCGCTACCAGAGTGGTACGTTGAAGACATTGCAGAATTTTTATTGTTTACCCTTCA ATTTAGTCCTGGCGTAATAACCAATAACATGGATAATTCGCTCATTACGTGGTTACTTGTCGTAGTATGTACTCCACATTGTATACGGAATCCATATTTAATAGCAAAAATTATTGAAGTGCTGTTTGTGATAAATCCCAGTGTTCAG GGGCGAACCGAATCGCTGCACGATCAAGTGATGGCTCATCCTGTATCGAAAACGCTATTGGCATCGTACCTCATGAAATTCTATACTGACGTTGAAACAACCGGTTCTAGCTCCGAATTCTACGACAAATTCTCGATCCGTTATCACATTAGTTTAATTTTGAAGTCCATGTGGGACAGTCCGGTGCACAGGGAATCGATCATCAACGAGAGCAATAACGGCAAGCAATTCGTCAAATTCATTAACATGTTGATGAACGACACCACGTTTTTACTAGATGAAAGTTTAGAATCGTTAAAGCGTATACACGAGATCCAAGAGCTAATGTCTGATCAGAAAGCGTGGGCGGCTCTGACGCCCGAACAGCAACATTCGCGCATGAGACAATTAACGGCGGACGAGAGACAAGCAAGGTCGTATCTTACTCTAGCCAAAGAAACTGTGGCCATGTTTCATTATCTGACGGTGGACATCACTGAACCGTTTCTACGTCCGGAATTGGTGGGAAGATTATGTGCCATGTTGAACTTTAATTTACAACAATTGTGCGGCCCCAAATGTAAAAATCTGAAGGTACGAAATCCACAGAAATACGGATGGGAGCCCAGAGCTTTACTTAGTCAATTGGTCGACATATATTTGCATCTCGACTGCGACAACTTTGCAGCTGCTTTGGCTAGCGACGAG CGCTCATTCTGTAAAGAGTTGTTTACCGATGCAGCGAATAGATTGCAGAGGTCGGTGATTAAAACCACGACAGAAATCGAAAGATTTATAGCTCTCGCTGAACGGGCTGCAGTAATTGCCAGAGACAATCGTGCTCGGGACGAGGACTATGGTGACGCACCGGAAGAATTTCGAGATCCTCTCATGGATACTCTCATGGAAGAACCTGTTAAACTACCGTCTGGTATAGTTATGGATAAAGCAGTGATCATCAGACACCTTCTGAATAGTTCTACAGACCCCTTCAGTAGACAACCTCTCAGCGAAGATATGCTTATGCCAA ATTGTCGATACTAG